In a single window of the Elaeis guineensis isolate ETL-2024a chromosome 8, EG11, whole genome shotgun sequence genome:
- the LOC105049421 gene encoding pyrophosphate-energized vacuolar membrane proton pump: MGVAILADLLTEILIPVAAVVGIGFALMQWLMVSRVKLSPERQGPLAGSKNKNDYSDYLIEEEEGLNDHNVVLKCAEIQSAISEGATSFLFTEYQYVGIFMVAFAILVFLFLGSVEGFSTKSQPCTYSKDKYCKPALANAVFSTVSFLLGAITSLVSGFLGMKIATYANARTTLEARWGVGKAFITAFRSGAVMGFLLAANGLLVLYIAINLFKLYYGDDWEGLFEAITGYGLGGSSMALFGRVGGGIYTKAADVGADLVGKVERNIPEDDPRNPAVIADNVGDNVGDIAGMGSDLFGSYAESSCAALVVASISSFGINHDLTAMCYPLLISSVGIIVCLITTLFATDFFEIKAVNEIEPALKKQLIISTFLMTVGIAIISWIALPSSFTIFNFGNQKQVANWQLFFCVAVGLWAGLVIGFVTEYFTSNAYSPVQDVADSCRTGAATNVIFGLALGYKSVIIPIFAIAISIFVSFSLAAMYGIAVAALGMLSTIATGLAIDAYGPISDNAGGIAEMAGMSHRIRERTDALDAAGNTTAAIGKGFAIGSAALVSLALFGAFVSRAALSTVDVLTPKVFIGLIVGAMLPYWFSAMTMKSVGSAALKMVEEVRRQFNSIPGLMEGSAKPDYATCVKISTDASIKEMIPPGALVMLTPLIVGTFFGVETLSGVLAGALVSGVQVAISASNTGGAWDNAKKYIEAGASEHARTLGPKGSDAHKAAVIGDTIGDPLKDTSGPSLNILIKLMAVESLVFAPFFAAHGGILFRIF; this comes from the exons ATGGGAGTGGCGATACTGGCGGATCTCCTGACGGAGATCCTGATCCCCGTGGCTGCCGTCGTCGGGATTGGGTTCGCTTTGATGCAGTGGTTGATGGTGTCGAGGGTGAAGCTGTCGCCGGAGAGGCAGGGGCCCCTGGCGGGGAGCAAGAACAAGAACGACTACTCCGACTACCTCATTGAGGAAGAAGAGGGGCTCAATGATCACAACGTCGTGCTGAAGTGTGCCGAGATCCAGAGCGCCATCTCCGAAG GAGCAACTTCGTTCCTTTTCACTGAGTATCAGTATGTTGGAATTTTCATGGTTGCTTTTGCAATCCTGGTATTCTTATTCCTTGGCTCCGTGGAGGGCTTTAGCACTAAGAGCCAGCCCTGCACCTACAGCAAGGACAAATATTGCAAGCCTGCACTTGCAAATGCTGTCTTTAGCACTGTGTCCTTCTTGCTTGGTGCAATCACCTCTCTGGTATCTGGTTTCCTTGGAATGAAAATTGCAACATATGCAAATGCCAGAACGACTTTGGAAGCAAGATGGGGTGTTGGAAAAGCTTTCATTACTGCATTCCGCTCAGGTGCAGTGATGGGCTTTTTGCTTGCTGCAAATGGGCTTTTGGTTCTTTACATTGCAATCAACCTATTCAAGTTGTATTATGGTGATGACTGGGAAGGTCTTTTTGAGGCTATCACTGGTTATGGTCTTGGTGGCTCTTCCATGGCTCTTTTTGGGAGAGTTGGAGGAGGTATCTATACAAAAGCTGCTGATGTTGGTGCTGATCTTGTTGGTAAGGTTGAGAGGAACATCCCTGAAGATGACCCAAGGAATCCAGCT GTGATTGCTGACAATGTTGGAGATAATGTTGGGGATATTGCCGGAATGGGATCTGATCTTTTTGGCTCATATGCTGAATCTTCCTGTGCTGCCCTTGTTGTTGCTTCAATCTCATCATTTGGAATCAACCATGATTTGACTGCGATGTGCTATCCTTTGCTTATCAGCTCTGTGGGTATCATTGTTTGTTTGATCACTACTCTGTTTGCAACTGACTTCTTTGAAATAAAGGCAGTGAATGAGATTGAGCCTGCACTGAAGAAGCAGCTCATAATCTCAACTTTTCTTATGACTGTTGGTATTGCAATTATCAGTTGGATTGCACTTCCATCTAGCTTCACGATCTTCAATTTTGGCAACCAAAAGCAAGTGGCAAACTG GCAGCTGTTCTTCTGTGTTGCAGTTGGTCTATGGGCTGGCCTGGTTATTGGGTTTGTCACTGAATACTTCACAAGCAACGCATACAG CCCTGTGCAAGATGTAGCTGACTCCTGCAGAACTGGAGCTGCCACTAATGTCATCTTTGGTCTTGCATTGGGATACAAGTCTGTGATCATTCCAATTTTCGCTATTGCTATCAGCATTTTTGTGAGCTTTAGCCTTGCTGCGATGTATGGTATTGCAGTTGCTGCTCTAGGCATGTTGAGCACCATTGCTACTGGGCTGGCCATTGATGCCTATGGCCCCATCAGCGACAATGCTGGAGGCATTGCTGAGATGGCTGGAATGAGCCACAGAATACGTGAGAGAACTGATGCACTAGATGCTGCAGGCAATACCACTGCTGCCATCGGAAAG GGTTTTGCCATTGGTTCAGCTGCTTTGGTGTCCCTTGCACTCTTTGGTGCCTTTGTGAGTCGGGCAGCATTATCAACTGTGGATGTTCTGACACCTAAAGTATTCATCGGGTTAATTGTTGGTGCAATGCTTCCTTACTGGTTCTCAGCCATGACCATGAAGAGTGTAGGCAGTGCAGCTCTGAAGATGGTGGAGGAAGTTCGCCGGCAGTTTAACAGCATACCTGGTCTTATGGAGGGAAGTGCTAAACCTGACTATGCCACTTGTGTCAAAATCTCGACAGATGCCTCAATCAAGGAGATGATTCCGCCTGGTGCTCTAGTCATGCTCACACCTCTCATTGTTGGAACCTTCTTCGGTGTGGAAACCCTGTCAGGGGTTCTTGCAGGCGCCCTTGTATCTGGCGTTCAG GTTGCAATATCTGCATCTAACACTGGTGGTGCAtgggataatgctaagaagtatATTGAG GCTGGGGCTTCAGAGCATGCTCGGACCCTCGGCCCCAAAGGATCGGATGCCCACAAGGCTGCTGTGATCGGTGACACCATTGGAGACCCTCTGAAGGACACATCTGGACCATCACTTAACATCCTTATCAAGCTAATGGCTGTTGAATCTCTTGTGTTTGCACCATTCTTTGCTGCACATGGAGGCATCCTCTTTAGGATCTTCTGA
- the LOC105049420 gene encoding heparanase-like protein 3 isoform X1 yields MGGALPQLLGFCFLAFLRLAGFVAVDAVGAPPPAGGSEGTAVVDGTTPIAVTDDDFICATLDWWPPEKCDYGTCSWGLASLLNLWVGGRYHLAAAMLSLVKGSDVCHDLSNKVLLNAVKEFSPLKLRLGGSLQDKVIYGVDTQQPCTPFVKNTSEMFGFTQGCLPMQRWDELNDFFKKAGAVIIFGLNALNGRVRLRDGSLGGPWNSSNAESFIRYTVNKGYTIHGWELGNELSGSGVGAKIGADQYAEDAISLKKIIDNIYQDFTDKPLVLAPGGFFDASWFSEFIEKTKPDSLDVITHHIYNLGAGVDEHLVDRILDPSYLDREVSTFRNLQGILQSAGTSTTAWVGEAGGAYNSGHHLVTDSFVFSFWFLDQLGMSSTYNTKSYCRQSLVGGNYGLLNRTTFQPNPDYYSALLWHRLMGSKVLSAKFTGTESIRAYAHCARESQGITLLLINLSGNTTSQAFVTTASNYTIGLKHHIPRTRFNHITRLRKTATFMREEYHLTAKDGNLHSQVMLLNGNILSLDSEGNIPTFEPMELDASLPITVTPFSIVFVHIPHFDAPACR; encoded by the exons ATGGGTGGAGCTCTTCCACAGCTCCTGGGCTTCTGCTTCTTGGCATTTTTACGACTCGCCGGATTCGTCGCGGTGGACGCTGTTGGAGCTCCTCCGCCAGCTGGGGGCAGCGAGGGGACCGCCGTCGTCGATGGGACGACTCCCATTGCGGTCACCGACGATGACTTCATTTGTGCTACGCTGGATTGGTGGCCGCCGGAGAAGTGTGATTACGGGACTTGCAGCTGGGGCCTCGCGTCGTTGCTCAATCTG tGGGTGGGCGGGAGGTACCATTTGGCAGCAGCAATGCTCAGTCTGGTAAAAGGTTCTGATGTTTGCCAT GACCTTTCCAACAAGGTTTTATTAAATGCTGTTAAAG AATTTTCTCCATTGAAACTCCGCCTCGGGGGCTCATTGCAAGATAAGGTCATATATGGCGTGGATACTCAACAGCCATGTACTCCTTTTGTTAAGAATACTTCCGAGATGTTTGGTTTTACTCAAGGCTGCCTACCCATGCAGAGATGGGATGAACTCAATGATTTCTTCAAAAAAGCCGG AGCTGTAATAATTTTTGGGCTGAATGCCCTTAATGGAAGGGTTCGTTTGCGGGATGGTTCTTTAGGAGGACCCTGGAACTCCTCCAATGCTGAGTCTTTTATCCGCTATACTGTGAATAAGGGTTACACTATCCATGGTTGGGAGCTTG GAAATGAATTAAGTGGAAGCGGAGTTGGAGCTAAAATTGGAGCAGATCAATATGCTGAAGATGCGATCTcccttaaaaaaattattgacaacATATACCAAGATTTTACTGATAAGCCACTGGTACTAGCACCAGGGGGCTTCTTCGATGCTAGCTGGTTCAGTGAGTTCATTGAAAAAACAAAACCTGACTCATTGGATGTGATCACCCACCACATATATAATCTTGGTGCAG GCGTCGATGAGCACTTGGTCGATAGAATTCTTGATCCCTCCTACCTTGATCGCGAAGTGAGCACATTCAGAAATCTCCAAGGGATTCTCCAAAGTGCAGGAACTTCAACCACTGCTTGGGTTGGTGAAGCTGGAGGAGCTTACAATAGCGGCCACCATCTTGTCACAGATTCATTTGTGTTCAGCTTCTG GTTCTTGGATCAGCTTggcatgtcatcgacatacaacaCTAAAAGTTATTGCAGACAATCCTTGGTTGGTGGAAATTATGGCCTACTCAACAGAACGACGTTCCAACCGAATCCTGATTACTACAG TGCTCTTTTGTGGCATCGACTGATGGGAAGCAAAGTCCTGTCAGCAAAGTTCACAGGGACAGAGAGTATACGAGCATATGCACATTGTGCAAGAGAATCT CAAGGGATTACATTGCTACTGATCAATCTCAGTGGCAATACTACTTCTCAAGCTTTTGTTACCACTGCCTCAAACTATACTATAGGTTTGAAGCATCACATTCCTAGGACAAGGTTCAACCATATAACACGACTTCGGAAAACTGCTACATTTATGAGGGAAGAATACCATTTAACAGCCAAGGATGGGAACTTACACAGCCAAGTCATGCTGCTGAAtggcaacatcttgtctctagaTTCAGAAGGGAATATCCCTACATTCGAACCCATGGAACTTGATGCGTCACTACCAATAACAGTGACACCATTTTCTATTGTTTTTGTCCACATTCCCCACTTTGATGCTCCTGCTTGTAGGTAG
- the LOC105049420 gene encoding heparanase-like protein 3 isoform X2, protein MGGALPQLLGFCFLAFLRLAGFVAVDAVGAPPPAGGSEGTAVVDGTTPIAVTDDDFICATLDWWPPEKCDYGTCSWGLASLLNLWVGGRYHLAAAMLSLDLSNKVLLNAVKEFSPLKLRLGGSLQDKVIYGVDTQQPCTPFVKNTSEMFGFTQGCLPMQRWDELNDFFKKAGAVIIFGLNALNGRVRLRDGSLGGPWNSSNAESFIRYTVNKGYTIHGWELGNELSGSGVGAKIGADQYAEDAISLKKIIDNIYQDFTDKPLVLAPGGFFDASWFSEFIEKTKPDSLDVITHHIYNLGAGVDEHLVDRILDPSYLDREVSTFRNLQGILQSAGTSTTAWVGEAGGAYNSGHHLVTDSFVFSFWFLDQLGMSSTYNTKSYCRQSLVGGNYGLLNRTTFQPNPDYYSALLWHRLMGSKVLSAKFTGTESIRAYAHCARESQGITLLLINLSGNTTSQAFVTTASNYTIGLKHHIPRTRFNHITRLRKTATFMREEYHLTAKDGNLHSQVMLLNGNILSLDSEGNIPTFEPMELDASLPITVTPFSIVFVHIPHFDAPACR, encoded by the exons ATGGGTGGAGCTCTTCCACAGCTCCTGGGCTTCTGCTTCTTGGCATTTTTACGACTCGCCGGATTCGTCGCGGTGGACGCTGTTGGAGCTCCTCCGCCAGCTGGGGGCAGCGAGGGGACCGCCGTCGTCGATGGGACGACTCCCATTGCGGTCACCGACGATGACTTCATTTGTGCTACGCTGGATTGGTGGCCGCCGGAGAAGTGTGATTACGGGACTTGCAGCTGGGGCCTCGCGTCGTTGCTCAATCTG tGGGTGGGCGGGAGGTACCATTTGGCAGCAGCAATGCTCAGTCTG GACCTTTCCAACAAGGTTTTATTAAATGCTGTTAAAG AATTTTCTCCATTGAAACTCCGCCTCGGGGGCTCATTGCAAGATAAGGTCATATATGGCGTGGATACTCAACAGCCATGTACTCCTTTTGTTAAGAATACTTCCGAGATGTTTGGTTTTACTCAAGGCTGCCTACCCATGCAGAGATGGGATGAACTCAATGATTTCTTCAAAAAAGCCGG AGCTGTAATAATTTTTGGGCTGAATGCCCTTAATGGAAGGGTTCGTTTGCGGGATGGTTCTTTAGGAGGACCCTGGAACTCCTCCAATGCTGAGTCTTTTATCCGCTATACTGTGAATAAGGGTTACACTATCCATGGTTGGGAGCTTG GAAATGAATTAAGTGGAAGCGGAGTTGGAGCTAAAATTGGAGCAGATCAATATGCTGAAGATGCGATCTcccttaaaaaaattattgacaacATATACCAAGATTTTACTGATAAGCCACTGGTACTAGCACCAGGGGGCTTCTTCGATGCTAGCTGGTTCAGTGAGTTCATTGAAAAAACAAAACCTGACTCATTGGATGTGATCACCCACCACATATATAATCTTGGTGCAG GCGTCGATGAGCACTTGGTCGATAGAATTCTTGATCCCTCCTACCTTGATCGCGAAGTGAGCACATTCAGAAATCTCCAAGGGATTCTCCAAAGTGCAGGAACTTCAACCACTGCTTGGGTTGGTGAAGCTGGAGGAGCTTACAATAGCGGCCACCATCTTGTCACAGATTCATTTGTGTTCAGCTTCTG GTTCTTGGATCAGCTTggcatgtcatcgacatacaacaCTAAAAGTTATTGCAGACAATCCTTGGTTGGTGGAAATTATGGCCTACTCAACAGAACGACGTTCCAACCGAATCCTGATTACTACAG TGCTCTTTTGTGGCATCGACTGATGGGAAGCAAAGTCCTGTCAGCAAAGTTCACAGGGACAGAGAGTATACGAGCATATGCACATTGTGCAAGAGAATCT CAAGGGATTACATTGCTACTGATCAATCTCAGTGGCAATACTACTTCTCAAGCTTTTGTTACCACTGCCTCAAACTATACTATAGGTTTGAAGCATCACATTCCTAGGACAAGGTTCAACCATATAACACGACTTCGGAAAACTGCTACATTTATGAGGGAAGAATACCATTTAACAGCCAAGGATGGGAACTTACACAGCCAAGTCATGCTGCTGAAtggcaacatcttgtctctagaTTCAGAAGGGAATATCCCTACATTCGAACCCATGGAACTTGATGCGTCACTACCAATAACAGTGACACCATTTTCTATTGTTTTTGTCCACATTCCCCACTTTGATGCTCCTGCTTGTAGGTAG
- the LOC105049420 gene encoding heparanase-like protein 3 isoform X3, whose product MGGALPQLLGFCFLAFLRLAGFVAVDAVGAPPPAGGSEGTAVVDGTTPIAVTDDDFICATLDWWPPEKCDYGTCSWGLASLLNLDLSNKVLLNAVKEFSPLKLRLGGSLQDKVIYGVDTQQPCTPFVKNTSEMFGFTQGCLPMQRWDELNDFFKKAGAVIIFGLNALNGRVRLRDGSLGGPWNSSNAESFIRYTVNKGYTIHGWELGNELSGSGVGAKIGADQYAEDAISLKKIIDNIYQDFTDKPLVLAPGGFFDASWFSEFIEKTKPDSLDVITHHIYNLGAGVDEHLVDRILDPSYLDREVSTFRNLQGILQSAGTSTTAWVGEAGGAYNSGHHLVTDSFVFSFWFLDQLGMSSTYNTKSYCRQSLVGGNYGLLNRTTFQPNPDYYSALLWHRLMGSKVLSAKFTGTESIRAYAHCARESQGITLLLINLSGNTTSQAFVTTASNYTIGLKHHIPRTRFNHITRLRKTATFMREEYHLTAKDGNLHSQVMLLNGNILSLDSEGNIPTFEPMELDASLPITVTPFSIVFVHIPHFDAPACR is encoded by the exons ATGGGTGGAGCTCTTCCACAGCTCCTGGGCTTCTGCTTCTTGGCATTTTTACGACTCGCCGGATTCGTCGCGGTGGACGCTGTTGGAGCTCCTCCGCCAGCTGGGGGCAGCGAGGGGACCGCCGTCGTCGATGGGACGACTCCCATTGCGGTCACCGACGATGACTTCATTTGTGCTACGCTGGATTGGTGGCCGCCGGAGAAGTGTGATTACGGGACTTGCAGCTGGGGCCTCGCGTCGTTGCTCAATCTG GACCTTTCCAACAAGGTTTTATTAAATGCTGTTAAAG AATTTTCTCCATTGAAACTCCGCCTCGGGGGCTCATTGCAAGATAAGGTCATATATGGCGTGGATACTCAACAGCCATGTACTCCTTTTGTTAAGAATACTTCCGAGATGTTTGGTTTTACTCAAGGCTGCCTACCCATGCAGAGATGGGATGAACTCAATGATTTCTTCAAAAAAGCCGG AGCTGTAATAATTTTTGGGCTGAATGCCCTTAATGGAAGGGTTCGTTTGCGGGATGGTTCTTTAGGAGGACCCTGGAACTCCTCCAATGCTGAGTCTTTTATCCGCTATACTGTGAATAAGGGTTACACTATCCATGGTTGGGAGCTTG GAAATGAATTAAGTGGAAGCGGAGTTGGAGCTAAAATTGGAGCAGATCAATATGCTGAAGATGCGATCTcccttaaaaaaattattgacaacATATACCAAGATTTTACTGATAAGCCACTGGTACTAGCACCAGGGGGCTTCTTCGATGCTAGCTGGTTCAGTGAGTTCATTGAAAAAACAAAACCTGACTCATTGGATGTGATCACCCACCACATATATAATCTTGGTGCAG GCGTCGATGAGCACTTGGTCGATAGAATTCTTGATCCCTCCTACCTTGATCGCGAAGTGAGCACATTCAGAAATCTCCAAGGGATTCTCCAAAGTGCAGGAACTTCAACCACTGCTTGGGTTGGTGAAGCTGGAGGAGCTTACAATAGCGGCCACCATCTTGTCACAGATTCATTTGTGTTCAGCTTCTG GTTCTTGGATCAGCTTggcatgtcatcgacatacaacaCTAAAAGTTATTGCAGACAATCCTTGGTTGGTGGAAATTATGGCCTACTCAACAGAACGACGTTCCAACCGAATCCTGATTACTACAG TGCTCTTTTGTGGCATCGACTGATGGGAAGCAAAGTCCTGTCAGCAAAGTTCACAGGGACAGAGAGTATACGAGCATATGCACATTGTGCAAGAGAATCT CAAGGGATTACATTGCTACTGATCAATCTCAGTGGCAATACTACTTCTCAAGCTTTTGTTACCACTGCCTCAAACTATACTATAGGTTTGAAGCATCACATTCCTAGGACAAGGTTCAACCATATAACACGACTTCGGAAAACTGCTACATTTATGAGGGAAGAATACCATTTAACAGCCAAGGATGGGAACTTACACAGCCAAGTCATGCTGCTGAAtggcaacatcttgtctctagaTTCAGAAGGGAATATCCCTACATTCGAACCCATGGAACTTGATGCGTCACTACCAATAACAGTGACACCATTTTCTATTGTTTTTGTCCACATTCCCCACTTTGATGCTCCTGCTTGTAGGTAG